The proteins below come from a single Miscanthus floridulus cultivar M001 chromosome 1, ASM1932011v1, whole genome shotgun sequence genomic window:
- the LOC136495424 gene encoding transcription initiation factor TFIID subunit 9-like: protein MDAGGARPSAPSAAAAAAAGASAADEPRDALVVRELLRSMGLGEGEYEPRVVHQFLDLAYRYVGDVLGDAQVYADHAGKAQIDADDVRLAIQAKVNFSFSQPPPREVLLELARSRNRIPLPKSIAPPGSIPLPPEQDTLLAQNYQLLPPLKPPPQFEETEDENEESNPSLTPNPANSNPTFSQDQRNNEQQHTPQHGQRVSFQLNAVAAAAAKRPRMTIDQLNMG, encoded by the exons ATGGACGCCGGCGGCGCGCGTCCATCGGCACCGTCGGCCGCCGCTGCCGCAGCCGCGGGGGCCTCCGCCGCGGACGAGCCCCGGGACGCGCTGGTGGTGCGGGAGCTCCTGCGCTCGATGGGTCTCGGCGAGGGCGAGTACGAGCCCCGCGTCGTGCACCAGTTCCTGGACCTGGCCTACCGATACGTCGGAGACGTGCTCGGGGACGCCCAGGTCTACGCCGACCACGCCGGGAAGGCCCAGATCGACGCCGACGACGTCCGCCTCGCCATCCAGGCCAAGGTCAATTTCTCCTTctcccagccgccgccgcgcGAG GTTCTCCTTGAGCTGGCCCGGAGCCGGAACAGAATACCTCTGCCCAAATCAATTGCACCTCCTGGCTCAATTCCCCTCCCACCTGAGCAGGATACACTGTTGGCCCAGAACTACCAACTCCTACCTCCGTTGAAGCCGCCACCTCAATTTGAGGAAACAGAGGATGAGAATGAAGAATCCAACCCAAGTCTGACGCCAAACCCAGCAAATTCTAATCCAACCTTCTCGCAGGATCAGAGAAATAACGAGCAACAGCACACTCCCCAGCATGGTCAGAGGGTTTCATTCCAACTCAATGCTGTGGCAGCTGCTGCTGCAAAGCGTCCTCGGATGACCATTGATCAGCTGAACATGGGCTAA